Proteins encoded within one genomic window of Vidua macroura isolate BioBank_ID:100142 chromosome 2, ASM2450914v1, whole genome shotgun sequence:
- the LOC128804334 gene encoding claudin-8-like — protein MARCVLHIAGLILGGVGMVGTLAATAMPQWRVSAYVDGNIVVFETVWEGLWMDCISQLGLRLQCKFYDSVLALPPPLEAFRALMCLAAALAVAAFLAAIAGVTYTPRGKRGPGAVSTFVLAAGAAFLLTGTLVLIPVSWTGGSIVRDFYDPEVPVPLKRELGAALYVGWGSAALLLAAGAMHCHCWCGAGAATSPGHPRLARPAPGVHAYV, from the coding sequence ATGGCGCGCTGCGTGCTGCACATCGCCGGGCTGATTCTCGGCGGCGTGGGCATGGTGGGCACCCTGGCGGCCACGGCCATGCCCCAGTGGAGGGTGTCGGCCTACGTGGACGGCAACATCGTGGTGTTCGAGACCGTCTGGGAGGGGCTGTGGATGGACTGCATCAGCCAGCTGGGCCTCAGGCTGCAGTGCAAGTTCTACGACTCGGTGctggcgctgccgccgccgctggAGGCCTTCCGGGCCCTCATGTGCCTGGCCGCGGCGCTGGCCGTCGCGGCCTTCCTCGCCGCCATCGCGGGGGTCACGTACACCCCGCGCGGCAAGCGGGGCCCCGGGGCCGTCAGCACCTTCGTCCTGGCCGCCGGGGCTGCCTTCCTGCTCACGGGCACGCTGGTGCTGATCCCGGTCTCCTGGACCGGGGGCAGCATCGTCCGGGACTTCTACGACCCCGAGGTGCCGGTGCCGCTGAAGCGGGAGCTGGGCGCTGCCCTGTACgtgggctggggcagcgctgccctgctgctggccgcAGGGGCCATGCACTGCCACTGCTGGTGCGGGGCTGGCGCGGCCACCAGCCCTGGCCACCCGCGGCTGGCCCGGCCGGCGCCGGGCGTCCATGCCTACGTGTAG